One Papaver somniferum cultivar HN1 unplaced genomic scaffold, ASM357369v1 unplaced-scaffold_35, whole genome shotgun sequence DNA window includes the following coding sequences:
- the LOC113342261 gene encoding ATP-dependent DNA helicase PIF1-like, giving the protein MRLEQQPENLEFSNFLLEIGTNPKEVVNLPSTMNKCQNMHEMISSVYPLLGKDGPMSTEHLTERIILSPRNEDVHEINLEALGNLQGEAYTYLAADKMIRDDHGRDSRFTTEFLNNLNPPGSPPFKLDIKVGCPVMLLRNLAPKKGMCNGTRLVVTRCGRYVIEAKIIIGKKAGEIVFIPRITFQPSPSELDIQMERLQFPIRVAYEMTINKSQGQSMKYVGIDLRTPVFSHGQLYVALSRCTAARRITLLMSNESNECFNLETKNVVYPEILL; this is encoded by the exons ATGCGATTGGAACAACAACCAGAAAATTTGGAATTTTCTAACTTCTTACTAGAG ATCGGGACGAAccctaaagaagttgttaacctACCATCGACAATGAACAAATGTCAAAACATGCATGAGATGATATCTTCAGTGTACCCGCTCCTGGGAAAGGATGGACCAATGTCAACAGAACATTTAACCGAGAGAATTATTTTATCTCCACGTAATGAAGATGTCCATGAGATTAATCTGGAGGCATTAGGAAATTTGCAGGGTGAGGCTTATACATATCTTGCTGCTGACAAGATGATTCGGGATGACCACGGAAGGGATTCAAGGTTCACAACCGAATTTCTCAACAATTTGAATCCACCAGGATCACCTCCATTTAAGCTAGACATTAAAGTTGGATGTCCGGTTATGTTATTGAGAAATCTTGCaccaaaaaaaggtatgtgtaaTGGTACTAGACTGGTGGTCACGAGGTGTGGACGATATGTGATTGAAGCTAAAATCATAATAGGGAAAAAGGCTGGTGAGATAGTATTCATCCCAAGAATAACTTTTCAACCTTCACCTTCGGAGCTAGACATACAAATGGAAAGACTCCAATTTCCCATACGTGTTGCATATGAAATGACGATTAACAAATCACAGGGACAATCGATGAAGTATGTGGGCATCGATTTACGCACTCCAGTATTTAGCCATGGTCAACTTTATGTGGCATTGTCTAGGTGTACTGCTGCTAGGAGAATAACTTTATTGATGTCAAATGAGTCGAATGAGTGTTTTAATCTGGAAACCAAAAATGTAGTTTATCCCGAAATTTTATTGTAA